From the Burkholderia mayonis genome, one window contains:
- a CDS encoding DNA-binding response regulator, translating into MSSRMSSSTSPRAAPDLGGAHILVVDDRPNELRLLLEILRVTRCRISIAFDGLQAYHRAQAISPDLILMDVRMPRLNGFAACRLLASTPSTQTIPVIILTAAGDLEDRIAGLETGAIDYIVKPFEPAEVIARIRNHLKRAVRSRPFAHLPALPDNLDASLVRAASEILLSDLRNPPALEDLARLVGTHEKRLSRVFRDNLGQTVFEYLRDTRLRAAMHFLAETSMGIGDIAEEIGFSTQGNFATAFRERFGITPSDWRRQHSSVDARGMASELQRDA; encoded by the coding sequence ATGTCATCACGCATGTCAAGTTCGACGTCGCCTCGCGCCGCGCCGGATCTCGGTGGCGCACATATTCTTGTCGTCGATGATCGCCCGAACGAGCTCCGGCTCCTGCTCGAGATCCTGCGCGTCACGCGCTGCCGCATCAGCATCGCGTTCGACGGATTGCAGGCATATCACCGCGCACAGGCGATCTCTCCGGACCTGATCCTGATGGACGTCCGCATGCCGCGCCTGAACGGTTTCGCCGCCTGCCGGCTGCTTGCGTCGACGCCATCCACTCAGACCATTCCGGTCATCATCCTGACCGCCGCAGGTGACCTCGAAGATCGCATTGCAGGGCTCGAGACGGGCGCGATCGACTACATCGTCAAGCCGTTCGAGCCAGCCGAAGTCATCGCCCGGATCCGCAATCACCTGAAGAGGGCGGTGCGCAGCCGACCGTTTGCGCATCTGCCCGCCCTTCCCGACAATCTGGATGCCTCGCTGGTGCGCGCCGCGAGTGAGATCCTGCTGAGCGACCTGCGCAATCCGCCCGCGCTCGAAGATCTCGCGAGGCTGGTCGGCACGCACGAAAAGCGCCTGTCGCGCGTGTTCCGCGACAATCTCGGCCAGACCGTCTTCGAGTATCTGCGCGACACGCGCTTGCGTGCCGCAATGCACTTTCTCGCCGAGACGTCGATGGGCATAGGCGACATCGCCGAAGAGATCGGCTTTTCCACACAGGGCAATTTCGCGACGGCATTCCGCGAACGTTTCGGCATCACGCCGTCCGATTGGCGACGGCAGCACAGTTCGGTCGATGCGCGCGGCATGGCTTCCGAACTGCAGCGCGATGCATAG